In Streptomyces sp. NBC_00433, a single genomic region encodes these proteins:
- a CDS encoding 2'-5' RNA ligase family protein yields MSQEESGRYRAGQTALLATVAEAEPLVENWRRRFDASAAAGIPAHVTVLFPFLDVDLISAAVIGDLTTLIAGHDSFTVRFDESGRFPDVLYLAPTPDQPLRALTESITTRWPEAPPYGGQFAEVIPHLTVAHGQPSRIFGEVEAELADRLPVTATISSVSLFVSDGQCWRCHANFPMLGASSNTPPRQPGSVSIHNS; encoded by the coding sequence GTGTCCCAAGAAGAGTCAGGACGTTACCGAGCAGGTCAGACCGCCTTGCTTGCCACGGTGGCGGAAGCCGAACCACTGGTTGAGAACTGGCGTCGGCGATTCGACGCCTCCGCAGCGGCCGGGATTCCCGCCCACGTGACGGTGCTCTTCCCGTTCCTCGACGTCGATCTCATCAGTGCCGCGGTCATCGGTGATCTCACGACCCTGATCGCCGGGCATGACTCCTTCACGGTCCGGTTCGACGAGTCTGGCCGCTTCCCTGACGTGCTCTACCTGGCGCCGACCCCAGACCAGCCGCTTCGCGCGCTGACCGAGTCCATTACCACACGATGGCCGGAGGCGCCGCCCTACGGGGGACAGTTTGCCGAGGTCATCCCGCACCTGACCGTCGCCCATGGGCAGCCATCCCGGATCTTCGGCGAGGTGGAGGCGGAACTGGCCGACCGGTTGCCCGTCACCGCGACGATTTCGTCGGTGAGCCTGTTCGTGAGCGACGGTCAATGCTGGCGGTGTCACGCGAACTTTCCGATGCTCGGCGCATCGAGCAATACCCCACCTCGCCAACCCGGCAGCGTGTCAATCCACAACTCTTGA
- a CDS encoding NACHT domain-containing protein — protein MYAIGQVATLLIVLWLNRRYHLGSASAVVVALVPTLPGAFLAWAAYRDDRAEASADLDLKSRALAAAVRVSERDQVASLLGAGGRRIDVNFEYLHATGNDAVRTATRGHLADVLAYYRSLRPARLLITGAPGAGKTLLVLQLLIDILDDPDRGDADPVPVRFSLASWDTLQPLAQWLAEQIHQRYGTTTDVAQALVDQRRILPVLDGLDEMDDSTTPLGRRRAIAAIVLLNDYQDTRGSAPLVLTCRAEQYEELASADVHMRDSARVQIRPVTPPQATAYLTGRAAAPARWATVLTALATDPAGVLARALDTPWRLNLAVTVYEQRDPETHAYVRDPADLLALTSPAAVRDHLLARHLQAATAQHPGPYTPRQVHRWLSVLATHLAGSAGAEPRTDLLLHQLWTLAGPRRVRTLDAAATALLALAFDAALMGQSPSGFSLVPLPGVVLFTICSAWSVTLNTVRPPRSARSLGHPARRRGLTGEIAVFLATALALGLDMGLAGGWGGKWGGLGVVVEPLLKMLFGMGLAAVIVLGSPTIITAIGWGYIVPTDPRHPLRDDLIVGFASGAAFGITLGTAIGITLQPGTGVIAGLGLVLVIGFWPWSRSAVRRYLVFLCVCRGQLLPWRLGAFLNWAYEAGLLRISGIAYQFRHRELQDWLATNPRP, from the coding sequence GTGTACGCGATTGGTCAGGTGGCGACCTTGCTGATCGTGTTGTGGCTGAACCGCCGGTATCACCTTGGCAGCGCGAGCGCTGTAGTCGTGGCGCTGGTGCCGACGCTTCCCGGTGCGTTCCTCGCCTGGGCGGCGTACCGGGACGACCGGGCCGAGGCATCGGCGGACCTGGACCTCAAGTCACGGGCCCTGGCGGCGGCGGTCAGGGTCTCGGAACGGGACCAGGTCGCCAGTCTGTTGGGCGCGGGTGGCCGACGCATCGACGTGAATTTCGAGTACCTGCACGCCACGGGGAACGACGCGGTCCGTACAGCCACACGTGGACATCTCGCGGACGTGCTCGCCTACTACCGCAGCCTGCGCCCTGCCCGGCTGCTGATCACTGGAGCACCGGGGGCGGGCAAAACGCTGCTTGTCCTGCAATTGCTCATCGACATCCTGGACGACCCCGATCGCGGCGACGCTGATCCGGTTCCGGTGCGTTTCTCCCTCGCGAGTTGGGACACGCTGCAGCCGCTGGCCCAATGGCTGGCTGAGCAAATCCACCAGCGCTACGGCACTACGACCGACGTCGCGCAGGCGTTGGTCGACCAGCGGCGAATCCTGCCGGTCCTCGACGGCCTGGACGAGATGGATGACAGCACCACGCCTCTCGGCCGCCGGCGTGCGATAGCCGCCATAGTTCTCCTCAATGACTACCAGGACACGCGGGGCAGTGCTCCCCTGGTGCTGACCTGCCGGGCAGAACAGTACGAGGAACTGGCCAGTGCGGATGTGCACATGCGGGACTCCGCCCGGGTCCAGATCCGTCCCGTCACCCCGCCCCAGGCCACGGCCTACCTCACTGGCCGCGCCGCCGCCCCTGCCCGCTGGGCGACCGTACTGACCGCCCTGGCCACCGATCCTGCCGGGGTCCTGGCCCGTGCCCTGGACACCCCGTGGCGCCTGAACCTGGCCGTCACCGTGTACGAGCAACGCGATCCGGAGACGCACGCGTACGTCCGCGACCCGGCTGACCTGCTGGCTCTGACCTCCCCGGCCGCGGTCCGCGACCACCTGCTCGCCCGCCACCTCCAGGCCGCCACCGCTCAGCACCCGGGCCCCTACACTCCTCGCCAGGTGCACCGGTGGTTAAGCGTCCTGGCCACCCATTTGGCGGGCTCGGCTGGAGCCGAGCCCCGAACCGACCTGCTCCTGCATCAGCTGTGGACCCTCGCAGGTCCCCGCCGCGTCCGTACACTCGATGCGGCTGCCACGGCCTTGCTCGCCCTGGCTTTTGATGCGGCTCTGATGGGCCAGAGCCCGTCAGGATTCTCCCTGGTCCCACTGCCGGGAGTGGTGCTGTTTACGATCTGCTCGGCGTGGTCGGTCACCCTTAATACAGTGCGGCCCCCCAGGAGCGCCCGCAGCCTGGGCCATCCGGCTCGCAGGCGCGGGCTCACCGGGGAGATCGCGGTCTTCCTGGCCACCGCGCTGGCACTCGGGCTGGATATGGGGCTGGCAGGAGGCTGGGGAGGCAAGTGGGGTGGACTCGGCGTGGTGGTCGAGCCCCTGTTAAAGATGCTGTTCGGGATGGGGCTCGCTGCAGTGATCGTCCTGGGCAGCCCAACGATCATCACCGCAATCGGATGGGGGTACATCGTGCCCACAGACCCCCGCCATCCGCTCAGGGACGACCTGATCGTCGGGTTCGCGAGCGGCGCGGCTTTCGGCATCACGCTGGGAACAGCCATCGGAATCACCCTGCAACCAGGAACGGGAGTGATCGCCGGACTGGGCCTCGTCCTGGTGATCGGCTTCTGGCCGTGGTCGCGGTCTGCGGTACGGCGCTACCTGGTGTTCTTGTGTGTGTGCCGGGGCCAACTCCTGCCCTGGCGCCTCGGCGCCTTCTTGAACTGGGCTTACGAAGCGGGCCTGCTACGGATCTCCGGCATCGCCTACCAGTTCCGGCACCGGGAACTGCAAGACTGGCTTGCGACCAACCCCAGACCCTGA
- a CDS encoding ATP-binding protein, translated as MRELVAIGQPESLTLEYKESYAQKIPDSVAAMANSYGGLILVGVTERNVPDRITGVPEPTIVQIVNACHQKLEPPWEPEIIPVALPGTDGLMVLVVRVDPAKAPRPLLISGAAPIRLHGRNAVADLSRLTQLVNEAAPQTVATGMRLPPAELPRGDDGQEAADFVVRTGMFVPVDASATWSPLSERGVQALADALNSSPLHRAMLHWCSSMGDGGLNPFHRSGFNRARNVRLLWQGGPGGGAPFPLEAIAKVDLPAAYGAAVSHLQVTLEVFVRISHTTSSQPGSLRLSVAQLYELVDALAASLVDEPATAALAVLAGIDPLVVPQPIGLDFKSSTDVPKLLAGNGLTSILDAGTSRGASLLADPGVDQRDPAERQALIDSWLQQISLDAGLLGMEKILEQLHSVPANPLGA; from the coding sequence GTGCGTGAGCTGGTCGCCATCGGCCAGCCGGAGAGCTTGACCTTGGAGTACAAGGAGAGCTACGCCCAGAAGATCCCCGACTCGGTCGCGGCGATGGCCAACAGCTACGGCGGGCTCATCCTGGTCGGCGTTACCGAACGCAACGTGCCCGACCGGATCACGGGCGTCCCGGAGCCGACGATCGTCCAGATCGTCAACGCCTGCCACCAGAAACTGGAACCGCCGTGGGAGCCGGAGATCATCCCCGTCGCCCTGCCCGGCACTGACGGCCTGATGGTCCTGGTCGTCCGCGTCGACCCCGCCAAAGCGCCGCGCCCGCTGCTGATCAGTGGGGCGGCCCCGATCCGCCTTCACGGACGCAACGCGGTCGCGGACCTGTCGCGCTTGACGCAGCTGGTCAACGAGGCCGCACCCCAGACGGTGGCCACCGGAATGCGGCTTCCGCCGGCGGAGCTTCCCCGCGGTGACGACGGGCAGGAGGCAGCCGACTTCGTCGTGCGTACGGGCATGTTCGTGCCGGTCGACGCCTCCGCCACCTGGAGCCCGCTGTCCGAGCGCGGTGTGCAGGCACTTGCTGATGCCCTGAACTCCTCTCCCCTGCACCGGGCCATGCTCCACTGGTGCTCATCAATGGGAGACGGGGGCCTGAACCCGTTCCACCGCTCCGGCTTTAACCGGGCCCGCAACGTTCGCCTGCTGTGGCAGGGCGGCCCGGGGGGAGGGGCGCCCTTCCCGCTGGAGGCCATAGCCAAGGTCGACCTGCCGGCTGCCTACGGCGCTGCCGTCTCGCACCTGCAGGTCACCCTGGAGGTCTTCGTACGCATCAGCCACACGACCTCGAGTCAGCCGGGTAGCCTGCGCCTTTCCGTGGCCCAACTGTACGAACTGGTCGACGCCCTGGCAGCCTCGCTGGTCGACGAACCAGCCACCGCCGCGCTCGCCGTCCTCGCGGGGATCGACCCCTTGGTAGTGCCCCAGCCGATTGGCCTGGACTTCAAAAGCAGCACGGACGTGCCCAAGCTGCTCGCGGGCAACGGCCTGACCTCGATCCTGGACGCAGGCACCTCTCGCGGGGCGAGCCTGCTGGCCGACCCCGGCGTCGACCAGCGAGACCCGGCGGAGCGCCAGGCCCTCATCGACAGCTGGCTCCAGCAGATCAGCCTGGACGCCGGGCTGCTCGGTATGGAGAAGATCCTGGAGCAGCTCCACTCCGTCCCAGCAAACCCGTTGGGCGCATAA
- a CDS encoding ISL3 family transposase, protein MGDEQHFWDLVWPDVEGLIVDAVDVVGNVVWIDLHARQPTVKCPSCDVLASRVHSTYMRRLADRPLGGQRVLLRLRVRRFLCDNGLCSRRTMAEQVSCLTNPYRRRTQALARMVQAIGLAVGGRAGARLASYLPVRASRDMILGELRRLPDPPSSQVTVLGIDEFAFRKGATYGTVLIDVETRRPIDLLPDRTADEVATWLADHPEIKVICRDRCSTFSQAAARAAPDAIQVADRWHLLHSLARAVERTAHQHRACLRKGAETGNLDHTEEPSDSAALAALIGPPEPNDAPDSQLLARVRQWHTDIHQLRERGWTISAIADRLGRDRKTVRHYLTTDLDQILASARERRPNGHINRFKPYLQQRFRGGATNAAALFREIRERGYRGSRVVVTKYIATLRAGTAAPEPRQPVPSPRRITTWIMRRPESLTDSQREQLDRILDACPDLATARDLAHEFSAIARERRGHDLTHWMARALDQGPQPVQGFAAFLQNDWDAVVNGLTLHWSSGAVEGQVTRIKLIKRRSYGRASFALLRTLVLAQPP, encoded by the coding sequence GTGGGGGACGAACAGCACTTCTGGGATCTCGTGTGGCCTGACGTCGAGGGACTGATCGTCGATGCGGTGGACGTCGTCGGAAACGTCGTGTGGATCGATCTGCACGCCAGGCAGCCGACGGTGAAGTGCCCTTCGTGCGATGTCTTGGCCTCGCGTGTGCACAGCACGTACATGCGGAGGCTGGCTGACCGTCCGCTGGGGGGCCAGCGGGTGCTGCTCCGCCTGCGGGTCCGGCGGTTCTTGTGCGACAACGGCCTGTGCTCCCGCCGGACCATGGCGGAACAGGTGTCGTGCCTGACCAACCCGTACCGGCGCCGCACCCAGGCGCTCGCCCGGATGGTGCAGGCGATCGGGCTGGCCGTCGGTGGCCGGGCCGGCGCCCGGCTCGCCAGCTATCTGCCAGTGCGAGCGAGCCGGGACATGATCCTGGGGGAACTCCGACGGCTCCCGGACCCGCCGTCCAGCCAGGTCACGGTCCTGGGCATCGACGAGTTCGCGTTCCGCAAGGGCGCCACCTACGGCACCGTGCTGATCGACGTCGAAACACGGCGGCCGATCGACCTGCTACCCGACCGCACCGCGGACGAAGTGGCCACCTGGCTCGCCGACCACCCCGAGATCAAGGTGATCTGCCGGGACCGGTGCAGCACCTTCAGCCAGGCCGCCGCCCGTGCGGCCCCCGACGCGATCCAGGTCGCAGATCGCTGGCATTTACTCCACTCGCTTGCCCGAGCAGTCGAACGCACCGCTCACCAACACCGTGCCTGCCTGCGCAAAGGCGCCGAGACCGGCAATTTGGACCACACCGAGGAGCCGTCGGACTCAGCCGCCCTGGCGGCACTGATCGGACCGCCGGAGCCGAACGACGCACCCGACAGCCAGCTCCTGGCCCGAGTCCGCCAGTGGCACACGGACATCCACCAGCTGCGCGAACGCGGCTGGACGATTAGCGCGATCGCCGACCGCCTGGGCCGCGACCGCAAGACGGTGCGCCACTACCTCACGACCGACCTCGACCAGATCCTCGCCTCGGCCCGAGAGCGCCGCCCCAACGGACACATCAACCGCTTCAAGCCCTACCTGCAACAACGCTTCCGCGGCGGCGCCACCAACGCCGCAGCCCTCTTCCGCGAGATCCGCGAACGCGGCTACCGCGGCAGCCGCGTCGTGGTCACCAAGTACATCGCGACCCTCCGTGCCGGCACCGCCGCCCCGGAACCACGCCAGCCTGTTCCCAGTCCCCGCCGCATCACGACCTGGATCATGCGGCGCCCGGAGAGCTTGACCGACAGCCAGCGCGAACAGCTCGACCGCATCTTGGATGCCTGTCCTGATCTGGCCACCGCCCGTGACCTCGCTCACGAGTTCAGTGCCATTGCCCGCGAACGCCGAGGTCACGACCTCACGCACTGGATGGCCCGTGCTCTCGACCAGGGGCCACAACCGGTCCAGGGCTTCGCGGCTTTCCTCCAGAACGATTGGGATGCCGTCGTCAACGGCCTGACACTCCACTGGAGCTCCGGTGCCGTCGAGGGACAGGTCACACGCATCAAACTGATCAAACGCCGGTCATACGGCCGTGCTTCCTTCGCCCTCTTGCGAACCCTCGTCCTCGCCCAACCACCGTGA
- a CDS encoding IS110 family transposase, with protein MTAIWAGIDAGKTHHHCVAIDEGGRRLLSRRVANDEPELLELLADVLALGDEVTWGIDLADGGAALVIAILFNHDQAVHYISGRAIHRASESYRGEGKTDAKDAAVIADQVRIRRDLHPIRTGDETVTDLKILTVRRMDLVADRTRTVNRLRAQLSGIFPGLERALDVTNTGPLILLTGYQTPAALRRLGSKRLETWLRNRSVRNADHLAETAAQAAERQHTSLPGEKLTAQMVHTLAKEVMAFNQQVAQLDKLIEARFRNHHHFEVITSMPGLGIILGAEFLAATGGDMTVFGTSDRLAGFGGVAPVPRDSGKISGNLRRPQRYSRKLQRVFYTSALFSIRKCDESRRFYDRKRAEGKRHTQAVLALARRRVNVLWALLRDERCYQPAPPEPVAA; from the coding sequence ATGACCGCGATCTGGGCCGGCATCGACGCAGGCAAGACCCACCACCACTGTGTCGCGATCGATGAGGGCGGCCGTCGGCTGCTGTCGCGACGCGTCGCCAACGACGAGCCCGAACTCCTTGAACTCCTGGCCGACGTCCTAGCCTTGGGCGACGAGGTGACCTGGGGCATCGACCTGGCCGACGGCGGAGCCGCCCTGGTCATCGCCATCCTGTTCAACCACGACCAGGCCGTCCACTACATCTCCGGCCGGGCCATTCACCGTGCCTCCGAGAGCTACCGCGGCGAGGGCAAGACCGACGCGAAGGACGCCGCAGTCATCGCCGACCAAGTCCGCATCCGACGTGACCTGCACCCCATACGTACCGGCGACGAAACCGTCACCGACCTCAAAATCCTCACCGTCCGCCGCATGGACCTGGTCGCCGACCGCACCCGCACCGTCAACCGGCTCCGGGCCCAACTGTCCGGCATCTTCCCCGGCCTGGAGCGGGCACTCGACGTCACCAACACCGGCCCCCTCATCCTGCTGACCGGCTACCAGACCCCGGCTGCCCTTCGCCGGCTCGGCAGCAAGCGACTGGAGACCTGGCTTCGCAACCGCAGCGTCCGCAACGCCGATCACCTCGCTGAGACGGCCGCCCAGGCCGCCGAACGTCAGCACACCAGCCTGCCCGGCGAGAAGCTGACTGCGCAGATGGTGCACACGCTTGCGAAGGAGGTGATGGCCTTCAACCAGCAGGTTGCCCAGCTCGACAAGCTCATCGAGGCCCGGTTCCGCAACCACCACCACTTCGAAGTAATCACCAGCATGCCCGGCCTGGGCATCATCCTCGGCGCCGAGTTCCTGGCCGCAACCGGCGGTGACATGACCGTCTTCGGCACCTCTGACCGGCTTGCCGGCTTTGGAGGAGTCGCGCCGGTCCCACGTGACTCCGGCAAGATCAGCGGGAACCTGCGGCGCCCCCAGCGATACAGCCGCAAGCTCCAGCGCGTCTTCTACACCTCCGCACTGTTCAGCATCCGAAAGTGCGATGAGTCCCGCCGGTTCTACGACCGCAAACGGGCCGAGGGCAAGCGCCACACCCAGGCCGTCCTCGCCCTCGCCCGCCGCCGCGTCAACGTCTTGTGGGCGCTCCTCCGCGACGAACGCTGCTACCAGCCCGCACCACCGGAACCGGTCGCCGCATGA
- a CDS encoding DUF6233 domain-containing protein, producing MSDDQDQEHGVGQSAALPQADGPLVDVTLPDGQHLFAVVKSRCREPDGWWYDLQIHLPSQSSERGRLLALPAAVDFRAPAALCRPVDGQPYDQVPTERPGITPAWKVEESVYFGPDRGPARVVHRGDCRAARDLTRPASTEQARTVLERPDAALCPLCRPDRPLRTAVV from the coding sequence GTGAGCGACGACCAGGACCAGGAGCACGGCGTGGGGCAGTCGGCTGCCCTGCCGCAGGCCGACGGGCCGCTGGTCGACGTGACCCTCCCGGACGGGCAGCACCTGTTCGCCGTGGTGAAGTCCCGATGCAGGGAGCCTGACGGCTGGTGGTACGACCTGCAGATCCACCTGCCCAGTCAGAGCAGCGAGCGGGGCCGGCTCCTGGCCCTGCCCGCCGCAGTCGACTTCCGCGCCCCCGCCGCCCTGTGCCGGCCGGTCGACGGCCAGCCCTACGACCAGGTCCCCACCGAGCGACCCGGCATTACCCCGGCCTGGAAGGTCGAAGAGTCGGTCTACTTCGGACCCGATCGGGGCCCGGCCCGCGTCGTGCACCGCGGCGACTGCCGCGCCGCCCGCGACCTCACCCGGCCCGCCAGCACCGAGCAGGCCCGGACCGTCCTCGAGCGACCCGACGCCGCACTCTGCCCGCTGTGCCGACCCGACCGGCCGCTGCGCACCGCCGTGGTGTAG
- a CDS encoding IS256 family transposase, with translation MLSVVTDEGSTQSGSLIDEIVREGARRMLAAALEAEVNQYIAELAAETDDHGRRLVVRNGHHRPRTVVTAAGPVEVTAPRVNDRRVDEATGERKRFSSKILAPWCRKSPKISEVLPLLYLHGLSSGDFVPALEQFLGGAAGLSPATVTRLTKQWGEDHAAFQDRDLSDRDFVYVWADGVHPKVRLGQTHSCVLVLLGVRLDGTKELIALAEGLRESTESWADLLRHCRRRGMRDPELVVGDGAMGLWRALAEVFPAARQQRCWVHKARNVTNCLPKSAQPGATKAMQEIYNAESRTHAEKAIEAFAKTYGAKFPKALAKITDDQDELLAFYDFPAEHWIHLRTTNPIESTFSTVKLRTKVTRGAGSPAAALAMVFKLVESAQARWRAITGAQLVALVRSGARCENGVLVECEEVNAA, from the coding sequence GTGCTGAGCGTAGTCACCGACGAGGGCTCCACCCAATCCGGCTCCCTGATCGACGAGATCGTCCGCGAGGGCGCCCGCCGCATGCTGGCCGCCGCGCTGGAAGCGGAAGTCAACCAGTACATAGCCGAGTTGGCCGCCGAGACCGACGATCACGGGCGGCGCCTGGTGGTCCGCAACGGCCATCACCGGCCCCGCACCGTGGTCACCGCGGCAGGTCCGGTCGAGGTCACCGCGCCCCGGGTGAACGACCGCCGCGTGGACGAGGCCACCGGCGAGCGCAAGCGGTTCTCGTCGAAGATCCTGGCGCCGTGGTGCCGCAAGTCCCCGAAGATCTCGGAGGTGCTGCCCCTGCTCTATCTGCACGGGCTGTCGTCCGGAGACTTCGTGCCCGCGCTGGAGCAGTTCCTCGGCGGCGCTGCCGGTCTGTCGCCGGCGACCGTCACCAGGCTGACGAAACAGTGGGGCGAGGACCACGCCGCCTTCCAGGACCGGGACTTGTCCGACCGGGACTTCGTCTACGTGTGGGCCGACGGGGTGCACCCGAAGGTCCGTCTCGGCCAGACGCACTCGTGCGTCCTGGTCCTGCTCGGGGTGCGCCTGGACGGCACCAAGGAGCTGATCGCGCTGGCAGAGGGCCTACGCGAGTCCACCGAGTCGTGGGCCGACCTGCTGCGCCACTGCCGGCGACGCGGAATGCGTGACCCCGAGCTGGTGGTCGGCGACGGTGCCATGGGCTTGTGGCGGGCACTGGCCGAGGTGTTTCCCGCTGCCCGGCAGCAAAGATGTTGGGTTCACAAAGCCCGCAACGTCACGAACTGCCTGCCGAAGTCCGCACAGCCGGGCGCCACGAAGGCGATGCAGGAGATCTACAACGCCGAGAGCCGCACCCACGCGGAGAAGGCGATCGAGGCGTTCGCGAAGACCTACGGCGCCAAGTTCCCCAAGGCCCTCGCGAAGATCACCGATGACCAGGACGAGCTGCTGGCGTTCTACGACTTCCCGGCCGAGCACTGGATCCACCTTCGGACCACGAACCCGATCGAGTCGACGTTCTCGACGGTCAAGCTCCGCACGAAGGTCACTCGCGGCGCGGGCAGCCCGGCCGCAGCCCTGGCGATGGTGTTCAAGCTGGTGGAGTCGGCCCAGGCTCGCTGGCGGGCGATCACCGGGGCTCAGCTTGTTGCTCTGGTCCGCTCCGGGGCGAGGTGCGAGAACGGTGTCCTGGTCGAGTGCGAGGAGGTCAACGCTGCCTGA
- a CDS encoding threonine transporter has product MNPLNSSLEVGIRALVLLSETFPRRLDVAQLVYLDHAMLHSGDLADGPPSLHPDLPIGPGELGMRRRLIEQGLVVLMRAGLADMTATSDGFLYGATEEAASFLHVLEAPYLGLLTERAAWLVSTYMHEESDVRDGMKQITQRWFDSLAADTPQTAERDVP; this is encoded by the coding sequence ATGAATCCTCTGAACAGCTCCCTGGAGGTCGGCATCCGGGCCCTGGTTCTGCTGTCCGAGACCTTCCCCCGCCGCCTGGACGTCGCCCAGCTCGTCTACCTCGACCACGCCATGCTCCACAGCGGAGACCTCGCGGACGGTCCGCCCAGCCTCCACCCCGACTTGCCCATCGGCCCCGGCGAGCTCGGAATGCGCCGGCGCCTCATCGAACAAGGACTGGTCGTCCTCATGCGGGCCGGCCTGGCCGACATGACCGCCACCAGCGATGGCTTCCTCTACGGGGCCACCGAAGAGGCCGCCAGTTTCCTCCACGTCCTGGAAGCCCCGTACCTCGGGCTGCTGACAGAGCGCGCCGCCTGGCTGGTCAGCACCTACATGCACGAAGAATCGGACGTCCGCGACGGCATGAAGCAGATCACCCAGCGCTGGTTCGACAGCCTCGCCGCAGACACCCCTCAGACAGCCGAAAGGGACGTGCCGTGA
- a CDS encoding phosphotransferase → MTKRFRGEDRERGRREWRALGLLARYAPGLAPTPLGADLAAAEPTVVMSRLAGEPLRGLLLDDDQVEALAAAVKRVHEAVPSDVLAGVPLRPGHQGELIGHIRSWFPQARPRVSSLLGRAMDEGMDWLDRSGLDTSCQKDLLSVFGPGDGNLANYLWDGLRVQVVDFEDSGRSDRAFELAEITEHVASWVKHPLDSTLFLRHFDLTAAEAVRLTHCRRLLALVWLFLLAFDDADAPRNPPGTADRQAARLMDLLA, encoded by the coding sequence GTGACCAAGCGGTTCCGTGGCGAAGATCGTGAGCGTGGTCGGCGTGAGTGGCGCGCATTGGGGTTGCTTGCTCGGTATGCGCCCGGACTGGCTCCAACGCCGTTGGGGGCGGATCTTGCCGCAGCGGAGCCCACTGTGGTGATGTCCAGGCTGGCCGGTGAACCGCTGCGGGGTTTGCTGCTTGACGACGATCAGGTCGAGGCGCTTGCTGCGGCCGTAAAGAGGGTGCATGAAGCGGTGCCGTCGGACGTTCTGGCTGGAGTTCCGCTGCGGCCTGGGCATCAAGGGGAGCTGATCGGACACATCCGTTCGTGGTTCCCTCAAGCCCGCCCTCGGGTCAGTAGCCTGCTAGGTCGGGCTATGGATGAAGGTATGGACTGGCTGGACCGGTCCGGACTGGACACCAGCTGCCAGAAGGATCTTCTGAGTGTCTTCGGGCCCGGGGACGGGAATCTCGCGAACTACCTCTGGGACGGGCTGCGAGTTCAGGTGGTCGACTTCGAGGACTCAGGTCGCAGCGATCGTGCTTTTGAACTGGCAGAGATCACGGAGCACGTGGCCAGCTGGGTGAAGCATCCTCTGGATTCCACGCTCTTCCTGCGGCACTTCGACCTCACGGCGGCCGAAGCGGTGCGATTGACGCACTGCCGCCGCCTCCTCGCCCTCGTCTGGCTGTTCCTGCTCGCCTTTGACGACGCCGACGCGCCAAGGAATCCGCCGGGGACAGCAGATCGGCAAGCCGCTCGATTGATGGACCTGCTCGCCTGA
- a CDS encoding IS5 family transposase (programmed frameshift) yields the protein MTGRGELTDTAWERIEPLLPGADGCGRPWRDHRQVVNGVLWRLRTGAPWRDLPERYGPWQTVYERFARWDADGTWAKLLEHVQVRDDAVGAVEWTVSVDSTINRAHQHAAGARKRGKADGDKLEDPERTAASQALGRSRGGLTTKVHLAVDGRGLPLSLVLTPGNVNDSTMFEAVLDAVRVPRTGRGRPRTRPDRVLADKAYSSRGIRAWCRRHGIAVTIPERSDQVANRLRRGSRGGRPPAFDAEAYKHRNVVERCFNRLKQFRAVATRFDKLADRYQAGLRLASLILWLREPGSAGA from the exons GTGACGGGTCGAGGCGAGCTGACGGATACGGCGTGGGAGCGGATAGAGCCGCTGCTTCCGGGTGCGGACGGGTGTGGGCGCCCGTGGCGGGATCACCGGCAGGTGGTCAACGGGGTGCTGTGGCGACTGCGGACGGGTGCGCCGTGGCGTGATCTGCCCGAGCGGTATGGGCCGTGGCAGACGGTCTACGAGCGGTTTGCCCGCTGGGATGCGGACGGTACATGGGCGAAGTTGCTGGAGCATGTTCAGGTCCGTGATGACGCGGTGGGCGCGGTGGAGTGGACGGTTTCGGTGGACTCCACGATCAACCGCGCCCATCAGCACGCCGCCGGCGCCCGCAAAAGGGGGA AGGCCGACGGGGACAAACTGGAAGATCCGGAACGTACGGCGGCGTCGCAGGCCCTCGGCCGGTCCCGGGGCGGCCTGACCACCAAGGTTCACCTGGCGGTCGATGGCCGCGGCCTGCCGCTGTCGCTCGTGCTCACACCCGGCAACGTCAACGACTCCACCATGTTTGAGGCGGTACTTGACGCTGTCCGTGTCCCGCGTACCGGGCGGGGACGGCCACGTACCCGCCCGGACCGGGTCCTGGCGGACAAGGCTTATTCGTCCCGGGGGATCCGTGCCTGGTGCAGGCGTCATGGCATCGCCGTTACGATCCCTGAACGCTCTGACCAGGTCGCCAACCGGCTCCGTCGGGGTTCCCGGGGCGGTCGACCACCCGCCTTCGACGCGGAAGCGTACAAGCACCGCAACGTTGTCGAGAGGTGCTTCAATCGGCTCAAGCAGTTCCGCGCGGTAGCGACCCGGTTCGACAAGCTCGCGGACCGCTACCAGGCCGGACTCCGCCTTGCCTCGCTGATCTTGTGGCTCCGCGAGCCCGGGTCGGCAGGCGCTTAG